ATCGAGAGCAGCAGGCAGGTACAGAGCGCGAGGAGACGTCTGGTCAGGGACATGGGCTTGGAAGCAAACAGCTTGGGAAAAATGGCACCGGATCGAATTTCCAGCGCCGAAAACTGACGGGTTCATCGGTTTTCAATGCGGTTATTATCAGGCTCCGCGAAATGCTCAAGAAAAGTCATACAACCCCGAGAACTTCCACTGCCCGGCTCGGAGACCTCCCATCCCCTACCCGGATAATGCCTAGCCGCTCGCCTCGCCTTTCCCTCGCCCCATCCGTGGCAGACTGCTAGAAGCCCCATCGAAATCTCATCCCTTCCCCCAATGATGATCCCGATTCCCCGCAGGCCTTTCCCCCTCCTTTTTGCCCTCCCGCTCTCCCTCGCCATCGCTCACGCGGGCGTCGGAAGCTTCTTCGATACCGACTCCTCCGGCTGGACCGCCGCAGGTGATGCTGCCGCGGGCGTCGAATATCTCCCCACTGGCGGCAATCCAGGCGGCTGCGTCCGTGTGAAGGACGATGCCGTCGGCGGCGTCTGGTACTTCATCGCCGGGTCCCAATACCTCGGCAACCACGCCGATACCTACGGCCAGATGCTCCGCTTCGATCTCCGCCAGGTCATCGTAGGCGGAGCGAATCAATTCGCCTCGGAAGACGTGATCCTGGAAAGCGGGGCCGTCCGCTTGGTCTACGACCTGCCCACCAAGCCCCCGACCAATGGCGCTTGGGCAAACTTCTCGATTCAGCTCTCCGAGGCAGCCGCATGGAAGGTCGGCTCCCTCGCAGGCCCGCAAGCTACCCAAGCCCAGATCCAAGCGGTGCTCGCCAATGTCACCGGCTTCCGCATCCGTGGCGAATACCAGACCGGCGAGGATACCGGCTACCTCGACAACGTCATCTTGGGCTCACCCGTCACTCCTGGCGATGCCACCCTGCAGATCAGTTTCCAGCCCGTGCTCCGCCTCCAGGGGACCATCGGCTCGGTCTATCGCATCGACTACAGCACCAGCATGGCACCGGACACCTGGCAGGAGCTGACCACGGTCCGCCTCACCACTTCCCCCTATGATGTCGTCGACCCCGTGCCGACCAGCGTCCAGAGCCGTTTTTACCGCGCCGTGCTCCTGCCGCCCTGAGATACCTCCTGCCTCATTCCTCACATTTTCCCGCTTCCCACCCGTCCCCTCCATGCGCCCTAATCCGCGCGCATGATTCTCTCTTCGCGCCGCCTGCTGATCCTCGCCCTCGCCGCCCTGAGCGTCCCGGCCGCCGCCGAAGTCCGGCTGCCGAAAGTCTTCACAAATGGCGCGGTCCTTCAGCGTGATCGTGCCGTCCCCGTCTGGGGCTTCGCCGAGCCGGGCAAGAAGGTCATCGTCCGCTTCGCAGGTCAGGAGAAATCCACCCAGGCCGCCGGCGATGGCAAGTGGCGCGTCGATCTCGATGCCATGTCGGCCAGCAGCGAAGGCCGCACGCTCGAAGCCGCCGAAGAAAATGGCCACCGCGTGGAGCTGACGGATGTCCTCGTGGGCGAAGTCTGGCTCGCCAGCGGGCAATCGAATATGGAGTGGCCGGTCAATGTCACCCGCCAGGAGGATCAGGACATCGCCAAGACCGGGCCGGTGCCGCTGCTGCGGATCATCACCGTGCCGAAGAAGGTATCCCCGTATCGCCTGGATGATTTTGAGGGCAAGTGGGAGCCCGCCACGCCGGAGTCGGTGCAGGGCTTCTCCGCCGTTGCCTACTTCTTCGGACGCTGCCTCACTGAGGAACTCGGCATCCCGGTCGGCATGATCCACAGCTCCTGGGGCGGCTCGCGCATTGAGCCATGGCTCGCCGATGAAGGTCTGGCCGATATCCCGGATCTGAAGGAGATGAAGGATTTCCGCGAGGCCCGCACGCCCGGCACGGACAAATACAATGAAGCCTTCGTCCGCCACCTTGCCTCCACCCGTGCCTGGCTCGAGCTCGCCGAGCGTGCGGTGAAGGAGCAGGCCCCCGTGCCTTCGCAACCACCAGCCCCGCCGATCCTTCCCATCGGTTCGAATCAAGCGCTCGGCACCTATCAGGCGATGATCCATCCCTTGGTGCCCTACGGCCTGCGCGGCTTCATCTGGTATCAAGGCGAATCGAATGTCGGTGAGGACCTGCTCTACACGCTGAAGATGGAAGCGCTGATCAAGGGCTGGCGCCAGCAGTTCAACTCCCCGGATGCTCCCTTCCTCTTCACCCAGCTCGCGCCGAACAACTACGGCCCCGAGCGTGAGGGCGCGCTCCAGGGACTCTGGATCGCGCAGCAGGAGGCGCTGAAGATTCCCCACACCGGCATGGCCGTGACCATGGACATCGGGAATCCTGCTGACATCCACCCTCGGAATAAGTCGGAGGTCGGTCACCGTCTCTCGCTGTGGGCCCTCGCCGATACCTATGGCAAGCCGGGCATCGTGAAATCCGGTCCGGTCTTCGAGGGCTTCGAAGTTGCCGGTGATGCGATCAAGGTCCGCTTCAAGGACGCCGCGTCCGGCCTCGTCACGCGCGATCAACAGCCGCCGAATTCCTTCGAGGTCGCCGGGGCCGATTGGGTCTTCAAGCCCGCCACCGCGGAGATCTCTCCGAATGAACCGGTGGTCACTCTGAAGAGCGCCGAAGTGCCGAATCCCGTGATGGCCCGCTTTGCCTGGTCGCAGGTCGCGCAGCCGAATCTCATGAACAAGGACGGGCTACCTGCCAGTGCCTTCCACACCCATTGGCCGGATGAACCGGGTATGGGCCGCAACCTTGCACGCCAGAAACCCTACACCTCCAGCGATCCGAATCCGCACGGCTGGAACACCGGCCTGACCGATGGCAATTGGCGCGGCGCGGCGGGCACGTGCTTCGCCACCGGATCTGCTCCCGCTTTCCCGAAACACGTGACGATCGATCTCGGCCGCGCCCGTGACGTGCAGGGCGTGCGCTTCGGCATTCCCGGCTTCGGCTCCACGAAGACGGTCGTGATCTCCCTCAGCGAGAATGGCGATGAGTTCCAGGAAGCCGGACGCCAGGAGTTCGCCGGGAAGACGGAGACCCGCCATGAACTCCGCTTCGACAAGCGCCCCGTGCGCTACGTCCGCGCGACCTTCCCGGATCACCACCCGAAGCAGGATAATTTCGACGAGAACTTTTCCTTCCTCAGCGAGCTTGAGGTATATGGTCCGGTGAAGTGACCGGAAAGAATCCTCGGCGATCCCAATCCCGGCGGGCAATCGGCTTCCTCATCGTGGCCGTGCTCGCGTGGGGCGTGGTGTCGTATCTCATGCTACCGGAGTGGTGGAAGGGCCACGAACGTCACCACCCGGCGCTCGATAATGCACCGCGCGTAACCACCACCGCCGATGGCATCCCCGGGGATCCGCTGAATCTGCTCGTGATCGGATCGGAGACGGAGCTTGTTTCCTCCCTGCTTGCTTCCGGATGGTTTCCCGCGGACCCCATCACGCTCGCGACCAGCATCCGCATCGCCGAGAGCTCCGTCTTCCATCGCCCCTACAAGGACGCGCCGATCAGCAATCTCTATCTCTTCGGGCGCAAGGAGGACCTCGGCTTCGAAAAGCCCGTCGGCAAGGATCCGCGCGAGCGCCATCACGTCCGCTTCTGGCGGGTCGAGCCGAAGCAGGATGAACCGCTCGCCTGGTTCGCCGCGGCCACCTTCGATCACAGCATCGGCTTCAGCCACACCACCGGACAAGTCACCCATCACATCGCCCCGGAGGTCGACAAGGAACGCGATCTCCTGATGGCAGATCTTCTCAAGACCCAGCCACAGGGCAGCAGTTCCTACGAGGCCGACTTCCAAGCGAACTCCGGCAAGAACGGCGGCGGTGACCCATGGCAAAGCGACGGCAAACTCGGCGTCGTGAAGATGAACGACAAGCCATAAGCTCCATACAGGAGCGCGCCCTCGCCCGCCTCCGGGCTCCGCAGGAGCGGTCAGGATAAAATGTAGCGGCGGTCTATGACCGTCGGAAACTCGCGGCAACAAGCCGCATCACCGATCCTCCCTTGCTAGAAAAACTCGCCCCAACCCACCCATCAAACTCCACCCACCCCGACCCCCGTCCGTTTGATGATTGCAAGATCGGGGATTGATGGTTTCTTCTAACAAATGCCCTGCGTCTTCTGCGAAATCATCCAGGGGAACATCCCCGCATGGAAGCTCTACGAGGACGACCGCGCCCTTGCGATCCTCGACCACCGGCCAGTCCAACAAGGCCACGCCGTCGTCCTGCCAAAGGTCCACATCGATCACTTCATCGACCTCGATGACGACCTCGCGGCCCACCTCCTCCGCATCGGCAAGAACCTCGGCCTCCGCATCCAGGAAACCCTCAAGCCCAAGCGCATCGGCTACGCCATCGCCGGCTTCGGCGTCCCCCATGCCCATCTCCACGTCATCCCCATGTCGGGAGACCACGATATCACCTCCTCTCACTACGCCGAAGTAAACGACGGCATCCTCGAATTCTCCGGCGAAAACGTCCCCATCGCCGATGACCAGGAGCAGGCTGCGCTGGTGAAGCTACTCGGGATCCCGAGGGATTGGCGTTAGCATCCAATGGATGAGCGACAATCTAGAGAATCTGTTGTCTCATTTCAATAATTCCCCAGTTCGCTCTGTCAGGAGGATCTGCGAGCTTTCACTTCCTTGACTGTCCTGACTCTCTTGGATGAGGACTTGGTTGCCGGTCTCGATTTCGTCCTCATTCCGTCTTTGGCTGCCTCGATCGCTTTCCTGACTCGTCCTCTGCTCGCCGCCCCGATTACCGCAGTCGGTGGCAATCCCTCATTACAGGTGAGCGACAATCTTTTCTCAATCCACTTCGCTTTGTAGATCCATTTTCCCAGAGTCTTCTCGAAGGACTGGCAGAAATTGTCGGAGGGGCCCAAGTCCTCAATTTGTTGTTGCAGGTCAGCGATTTCCGGATCCCTCTGCTCAGGGTTGGTCTTGCGCTTCTCTTTCTTAGAAGCTTTTGCTTCGGATAGCCGCTCCTTCAGAGTGTTCTCCAAGTTGTTTCTCAACGAGTCCGCGGTTTGTGAGAGAAAATAGCGATCTAACGCAACGAGATATATTAAAACACCGCCTGGCAACTCCTGTAGCATCCGGCATGGTTCCGTATCGCCTATAAGGGTGAGGAACAATCGCAGCTTTGCTTCCAAGGCTTTGCTGTCCGCAGGTTCAGATTCAATTTGTGGAGCATCCGGCCATTCTCGCCCGCGGCCCGAATTCCTGGCGAAGTTCATCAGGATAGGAGTGTAGAACCGGCCGGACTTGGTCGAAGCGGATCTATTCCGGTCAATTTCCCGGATGAGACCAGCGGGAGAAAATCGTGTTTCGAACAAGCGAGTGACCGAGATATCCCAAAATTCGACGAGCTGAGACCGGGTGCCCTCCCCGTAGAGAAATTGATTCCGGAACAGCAATTGCGAATAGCCCCGGCCCATGACGACTAAAGCATCTCGAACCTCTCCATCAACTTCGATTGCCGCGGCCTTTAGCCTCTGCACCCGACCCTCAAGGATTGCCGCGTCTTTCTCGTAGGAATCATCCTGGAAAGACCTGCCACATTTGACAGCCCCTCGAAGAAAAACGGGAACCGTGTTAACGAGGAGCAATTCCCGGATGTGTGTTAGAACGACCATCAATTTCGAGAGATCCGACGTCTGGAAGAAACAACTATCTATCCAAGGTCGGGATTCGAGATTGCCGATAGCATTCAAGGTGGTCCTAATGACTGTACGGAAAAGCCCTACCCTATTGGTGTAGCTGTCATTGTCCTCCTCGGCTAGATCGTGAATGCCCACCATCTCGATGAGCGCCGAATAAAACTTCTCCTTAGGCGGATTGTTGTTTGAGCTCATGGGTGCGGCTGAGTTAAGGAACAGGATCGCGCGGATCCAGATTCGCTAGATTCCCTTTCGGTCCACCAGCCTCCCTAGCTAGATCAATGACAATAAGCTGCACGTAGGGTGCCAAATCCGCGAAAGAAGGCAATTCGGAAAGCGGGAAACAGGCTGTCTGCTTCAGGTGCCATTTCGTTCGTTTGAATAGAGCAAGGATTCTGTGTCTTTCGGCCTCCGTGGCAGGGGTCTTCACTGAGACCGCGACCAAGACACGAGAAAAGCCGGAGCATCCTCGGGAGGTCTGCTCCGATTGAAGCCGCGCGATCTTCCTGCCGGTTTTCTTTATGCTGAATTGCCCTAGCAGTTTGGGATAGGCGGACAACCGAGAGGTCAAGCGATCGGAAATCTCCACCCAATCTGTCAGGATGACACCGTTCTCTTCTGGTACCGCAAGAACGCCGGGCATCAGCCAAGAGTCGACGAAATGCCTCCAAAGATGCTCGTATTTTTCCACATCCAGCAAGCCGCGCGAGCAGCGGCAACCAGAAGCGATGGTGAGGCATGGTTCCCCGGTATAATGCCTGACGAAAGCCTTCTTTTCGTCGTCGAAATGCCTCCGGCTGTGTAAGGCGGAATACATGCCGGGGAGGAAATCCGAGCGGTAGAACATGTTTATGTCCAAGATGACGTCTAAGACGAGATCCATGATCTTGCCTGAAACCTTCTCGAAATTCCTCCCTGTCACCTCAGCGCGACCGGCGGTCAGCTGCACAGCTATTCGCTCGCCGGGTTTCCATCCCACGACGAGCCCGTGGGCAGAAGAAATCGGAAGGTCTGTCCAAGGCACCTCAGGAAGCCCCGAGCTGAAGTCTACCACCGTTCTCACGAATGCCAGAGTCTCCGGGCCAAGCGGATCTATATTGTTTCTCGGGTCAAGGAAGCCCCAATCGGTCAGCGGCGGTGTGGCATATCGCACCACGAGTTCCGGAGAAAGGGTGACCCGTGTCTTTCCGGGAAAGAACCGAACCCTTCGGAGGATATCGAGGCATTCTCCAAAGCGATCACTATAAATCTGCTGAAATTGTCCCAGAAGCTCCCCTCCTGCGCAGAGATAGTTCTCGGCGACCGCTACCACGGTTCTCCGGCAGGCCGCTCCAGCAAGCTGTGGCGGATCGAATTTCGCCTCGGGAATCCTCATCGGAGGAGGCGGTTCGAGCCATTTCCGGGCAGAGGGAAGGCTACGCAACCTCTCAAGAGGCATGAGCAAATGGATTCGGTCATTCGAGTCCCCTTGGCCACGAGGACTAACGTGCGTCTGAATGGCAAACGCCTTTCGCGTCCCACGCAGCAGGAGAGGCGCTCCGCTCGCACCGAGCCAAAGAGGAGCATTGGCTTGCCCGGAAAGGGTCCATCCGGTTTGACGGGAACTCGGATTACGTTGTCTTCCAAGAATGCTTCCCAAAAAGGGCACCAACTCGAAATGGTCGCCTATGGGTTTGGGTGCAGTCCCGGTGTAACTAGCCCCTTCAGGGACTCCGCCATTGTGAAGTTCCAAGGAAGGAGCTGCGGGGCGGTAATCACGGATTTTGAGAATAGAGTAATCAAGGTAGTGATTCCCCTGCGAGGGAAGACCCAAGTCTACGATTTCAAAGCGGTAGGACTTCGAGGGATCATCAAAGAACCTGAGTTCCCCGTCGAGGTTATCGCGGAAATGATGTCCTGCGCTTAACGCTATGCCATCTCTTCTTATAAGAAACGCGGTACCGACCAAGCTGCCCCCTCTGTAGAGAGCAAGTAAGGATCTCTCTGGCATCACGCACCTCCCTTTTTGCTCCACTTCACGGAAACCTCAAATGAAGAGGCGCCCGAAAACTCACCGATCACAAGATTGCCTTTGGCATTCAGCCCAAAAGAAAATTTCACGGCAAGCTCGGAAGGCATCTCGATTCGTGAGACTTCTTGGCCGATCTCGCTGTGGATAACATGGATGGCTTTGGCCAAATCTGAGGCTATCTCCCGGGCATTTTTTGCAACCTTCTCAGCTACACCGCTTTCCACAAAATGTTCTCCGGCTGCACCTACGGGAATGATTACGACTTTCGAGGATTCATCTAATGATACGCTTATCATAAGGGAGGGGGTGGGAGCCGCAAAGAAGCACCAACGCGGTTTCTAACCATTAACCAATCGGGGGCTGGTGATGCAAGCGGGATTTTGGCTAATTCAGTAATGGGTCTCGGTTTTCCATGTCTCAACTCGATTTGATCTCGTGACAAGGGTGGTATATGTGACGAATTTACTGCCTCCTTCCCATGGTCATTGGGTTGTTGTCATCGGGGAAAGTGATCTTGTGATATCGATGTCAACGACTACTGGAGCTAACCCAATTCTAAAGACTACGTCTTTTGCCAACGCAGAGGGCAATCAGCTCGATGGTGTTCTTCGAAGAGGCTGTTTTCCCCTATCCACCCCGCCCCACAGGGTACACCATCCACCCATCCATGGAGCTGAACGCCCTCGCTATCCTGATCCTCATTGCCCTCTTCGCGCTGTGGAAGCTGGATTTCATCGCCACCATCCTGAATCTCAAGGCCCTTTCCCCGGATCTCCCGAAGGAGTTCTCGGACGTCTTCGATGCCGAACGCTACGCGAAGTCCCAGGCCTACACCCGCGAGTCGGCACGCTTTGAGATCATCCACTCCACTTTCTCCCTCACCACCCTGCTTGTCTTCTGGTTCATCGGCGGCTTCGGCTGGCTGGACGATTGGGCGCGCACGATCTTCGGCGATGGCATCCCGGCCGGGCTCTTCTTCCTCAGCGCGCTCTTCATCGGCCACACGCTGCTGCACCTCCCTTTCTCGATCTACGATACCTTCGTGATCGAGGAAAAATACGGCTTCAACAAGACCACGCCGAAGACCTTCGTCATCGACCAGATCAAGGGCCTCTTCCTTGCCGCGCTGATCGGCCTGCCGCTCGCCGCGGGCATCCTGTGGATCTTTGAAAAGGTCCCGAATGCCTGGCTCTGGGCATGGGGACTCTTCGTCGCCTTCCAACTCTTCCTCACCTGGCTGGCCCCGAGCGTGATCCTGCCGCTTTTCAACAAGTTCACCCCGATGGAAGATGGCCCGCTTCGCCAGGCCATCCAGGCGATGGCTGCGAAATGCGGCTTCCCACTCGGCGAAATCTCGGTGATGGATGGCTCGAAGCGCTCGACCAAGGCGAACGCCTTCTTCACCGGCTTCGGCAAGAACAAGAAGATCGCCCTCTACGACACGCTGGTCGAAGAGCAGACTCAGGATGAACTCGTCGCCGTGCTTGCACATGAGATCGGCCACTTCAAGCTGAAGCACATCATCCAGCGCCTCGTCGTCTCCATGCTGCAGGCCGGAGCC
This portion of the Luteolibacter luteus genome encodes:
- a CDS encoding HIT family protein, whose translation is MPCVFCEIIQGNIPAWKLYEDDRALAILDHRPVQQGHAVVLPKVHIDHFIDLDDDLAAHLLRIGKNLGLRIQETLKPKRIGYAIAGFGVPHAHLHVIPMSGDHDITSSHYAEVNDGILEFSGENVPIADDQEQAALVKLLGIPRDWR
- a CDS encoding CU044_2847 family protein, translating into MISVSLDESSKVVIIPVGAAGEHFVESGVAEKVAKNAREIASDLAKAIHVIHSEIGQEVSRIEMPSELAVKFSFGLNAKGNLVIGEFSGASSFEVSVKWSKKGGA
- a CDS encoding sialate O-acetylesterase; its protein translation is MILSSRRLLILALAALSVPAAAEVRLPKVFTNGAVLQRDRAVPVWGFAEPGKKVIVRFAGQEKSTQAAGDGKWRVDLDAMSASSEGRTLEAAEENGHRVELTDVLVGEVWLASGQSNMEWPVNVTRQEDQDIAKTGPVPLLRIITVPKKVSPYRLDDFEGKWEPATPESVQGFSAVAYFFGRCLTEELGIPVGMIHSSWGGSRIEPWLADEGLADIPDLKEMKDFREARTPGTDKYNEAFVRHLASTRAWLELAERAVKEQAPVPSQPPAPPILPIGSNQALGTYQAMIHPLVPYGLRGFIWYQGESNVGEDLLYTLKMEALIKGWRQQFNSPDAPFLFTQLAPNNYGPEREGALQGLWIAQQEALKIPHTGMAVTMDIGNPADIHPRNKSEVGHRLSLWALADTYGKPGIVKSGPVFEGFEVAGDAIKVRFKDAASGLVTRDQQPPNSFEVAGADWVFKPATAEISPNEPVVTLKSAEVPNPVMARFAWSQVAQPNLMNKDGLPASAFHTHWPDEPGMGRNLARQKPYTSSDPNPHGWNTGLTDGNWRGAAGTCFATGSAPAFPKHVTIDLGRARDVQGVRFGIPGFGSTKTVVISLSENGDEFQEAGRQEFAGKTETRHELRFDKRPVRYVRATFPDHHPKQDNFDENFSFLSELEVYGPVK
- a CDS encoding LssY C-terminal domain-containing protein, which translates into the protein MAVLAWGVVSYLMLPEWWKGHERHHPALDNAPRVTTTADGIPGDPLNLLVIGSETELVSSLLASGWFPADPITLATSIRIAESSVFHRPYKDAPISNLYLFGRKEDLGFEKPVGKDPRERHHVRFWRVEPKQDEPLAWFAAATFDHSIGFSHTTGQVTHHIAPEVDKERDLLMADLLKTQPQGSSSYEADFQANSGKNGGGDPWQSDGKLGVVKMNDKP
- a CDS encoding laminin B domain-containing protein, yielding MMIPIPRRPFPLLFALPLSLAIAHAGVGSFFDTDSSGWTAAGDAAAGVEYLPTGGNPGGCVRVKDDAVGGVWYFIAGSQYLGNHADTYGQMLRFDLRQVIVGGANQFASEDVILESGAVRLVYDLPTKPPTNGAWANFSIQLSEAAAWKVGSLAGPQATQAQIQAVLANVTGFRIRGEYQTGEDTGYLDNVILGSPVTPGDATLQISFQPVLRLQGTIGSVYRIDYSTSMAPDTWQELTTVRLTTSPYDVVDPVPTSVQSRFYRAVLLPP
- a CDS encoding M48 family metallopeptidase, coding for MELNALAILILIALFALWKLDFIATILNLKALSPDLPKEFSDVFDAERYAKSQAYTRESARFEIIHSTFSLTTLLVFWFIGGFGWLDDWARTIFGDGIPAGLFFLSALFIGHTLLHLPFSIYDTFVIEEKYGFNKTTPKTFVIDQIKGLFLAALIGLPLAAGILWIFEKVPNAWLWAWGLFVAFQLFLTWLAPSVILPLFNKFTPMEDGPLRQAIQAMAAKCGFPLGEISVMDGSKRSTKANAFFTGFGKNKKIALYDTLVEEQTQDELVAVLAHEIGHFKLKHIIQRLVVSMLQAGALFFLLGLVTDPHGKFSRELFDAFGVQKISPHVGLVLFSLLFAPVSRLLGIAANAWSRKHEFEADAFAANATGQPESLVTALKKLSAKNLSNLTPHPFRVFLDYSHPPVLVRIHALRAR